A stretch of DNA from Clostridia bacterium:
AAATTTTGTAGGAGTAATAAATATGAAAGTAGTATTGGATTGGAAAACCGCGCAAGAGTTTGTAACGGATGCGTTTGTAGGCGTAGGCGTACCTAGAGAAGATGCCGAAATCTGCACAGACGTTTTGTTGGAATCAGACAGAAGAGGTATAGAATCTCACGGCGTCAACAGATTTAAGCCTATATACATAGACAGAATTTTAGCCAAGATTCAAAATCCTGTA
This window harbors:
- a CDS encoding Ldh family oxidoreductase translates to MKVVLDWKTAQEFVTDAFVGVGVPREDAEICTDVLLESDRRGIESHGVNRFKPIYIDRILAKIQNPV